The nucleotide sequence TTAGTCAGTATCCGGCAAAATACAAATTGTTTGTAGCCGGAAATCACGAATTGCAATGGGAAGAAAGTCCTGAAGCTTTTCTGCAAATGTTTCCTAAAAACATTATTTTCCTTGAAAACAGCACTATTTGTATAGAAGATATTACGTTTGTTTCGGTTCCTGCACGAATGGGGTTGCGTTCAACACCTAAAATAAATCTCCCGGAAAAAGTAGATTTTTTGCTAACGCACGCACCGCCAAAAGATGTTTTAGATAACGGTTTTGGTTGTCCAATTCTAAAAAAGTTTGTAACCAAACTAAAGCCAGTTTATCATTTGTTTGGACATATACACGAAACTGCCGGACAAACAATAGGCGAAAGTAAAACGATTTTTATGAATGTTGCGTTTTTGAAAAGTTGTTCTGATTTTTAAGTCATAAAAATGGATTTAAAGCAGGGCAGTATCAAGTTTTACACTTTCAAATTTGTAAATAGTATCTTTGTTACGAATTTAAACAAAAGCAATGAATTTAACAGATTTATATAAAAGCAGTGACTATTTAAATTATTTAGAAGATTTTATAACCGAAAACCGAAAATTGAACTTTGATAGGGTTTTAATGAACCGAACCAAACATTTTTGTATAGGTGTTGAAGATGTTTATCAGTTGCACAATACAAGTGCCGTAATGCGAAGCTGCGAGGTTTTTGGTATTCAGGATGTACATATTATCGAGCAAAAATTCAGTAAAACAATTGACAAGGAAATTGCAATGGGAGCAGAGAAATGGGTTGATATTCATGTACATAAAAGTACGCAGAGCTGTTTACAAACGTTGAAAAATCAAGGCTATCAAATCGTTGCAACCACACCACATACTAATGCACATTTGTTAGATGATTTTGATATCAGCAAACCGTCGGCTATTTTTTTTGGAACAGAAAAATCGGGACTTTCAGATGAGGTAATGAAAAACGCCGATGCTTTTATAAAAATTCCAATGTATGGTTTTACCGAAAGTTTAAATATTTCGGTTTCTGCAGCCATCATTATCAATCATATTACCACCCGGTTAAGAAACAGTACTATTGATTGGAAACTGACCAATGAAGAGCTTTTAATGAAAAAAATAGATTGGACTCGGAAATCAATCAAAGATATTGATACTATAACCAAACGCTATTTAGCTGAAATCGACAAATAAAAAAAGTGGGTTTATCGAAATAAACCCACTTTAATAACCAAAAAAAACACTTATGAAAAACTCAAAAATTCTAAAACATTCTAATTACTTGTCCTGTAGTAGATGAGTTACTGGTACAAATGTACAACGATTTTTTTAATATGCAACAACAATCTGTAATTTTTTTTATTTTGTAGGTAAATTACTCTTTTTTGTCGGTTAATTGTTGAGCAATAGCTGTTTTGTAAGTATCTCCAACAGGAAATTCCTGATCATTAATAAATATTTGTTTGCTTTGTACCGATGTAATTCTGTGAATGGGTATAATAAACGAACGGTGAATCCTGATAAAATTGGTTGCGGGTAATTGTTCCATAATGTTTTTCATTGACATTCTGGCTACAATTTTACTTTGTCCCTCAATATGAATCTGCACGTAATCATCTAAACCTTCAATAAACAAAATATTTTTTAAATAAATTTTATTCAGTTTATAATCTGCACGTATTAAAATAAACAATTCGTCTAAAGAAGACGTTTTTAGTTGTTTTATTTTTTTAACTTTATCAATAGCCGTTTCAAAACGTTCGTACGCAATGGGCTTCATTAAATAATCAACGGCGTTTACATTAAATCCTTCCACGGCATAATGGTCAAAAGCCGTGGTAAAAATTACCAAAGATTTTATTTGCAACGATTTATAAAACGAAACGCCATCGTTTTCGGGCATTTGTATGTCCAAAAAAAGTAAATCTACCGGGAATTTTTCTAAATAATTCAGTGCCTCTTTTTGAGAAG is from Flavobacterium dauae and encodes:
- a CDS encoding metallophosphatase domain-containing protein: MLINYKNKQIAVFADTHGMHRKLPIKEVDIAIHLGDACTFGNNAQFTDFLDWFSQYPAKYKLFVAGNHELQWEESPEAFLQMFPKNIIFLENSTICIEDITFVSVPARMGLRSTPKINLPEKVDFLLTHAPPKDVLDNGFGCPILKKFVTKLKPVYHLFGHIHETAGQTIGESKTIFMNVAFLKSCSDF
- a CDS encoding TrmH family RNA methyltransferase, which codes for MNLTDLYKSSDYLNYLEDFITENRKLNFDRVLMNRTKHFCIGVEDVYQLHNTSAVMRSCEVFGIQDVHIIEQKFSKTIDKEIAMGAEKWVDIHVHKSTQSCLQTLKNQGYQIVATTPHTNAHLLDDFDISKPSAIFFGTEKSGLSDEVMKNADAFIKIPMYGFTESLNISVSAAIIINHITTRLRNSTIDWKLTNEELLMKKIDWTRKSIKDIDTITKRYLAEIDK
- a CDS encoding LytR/AlgR family response regulator transcription factor: MIKAIAIDDEPLALTVLEHFCSKINDISLEKTFTSQKEALNYLEKFPVDLLFLDIQMPENDGVSFYKSLQIKSLVIFTTAFDHYAVEGFNVNAVDYLMKPIAYERFETAIDKVKKIKQLKTSSLDELFILIRADYKLNKIYLKNILFIEGLDDYVQIHIEGQSKIVARMSMKNIMEQLPATNFIRIHRSFIIPIHRITSVQSKQIFINDQEFPVGDTYKTAIAQQLTDKKE